The Trachemys scripta elegans isolate TJP31775 chromosome 14, CAS_Tse_1.0, whole genome shotgun sequence genome segment tctacccatGGCACTGACAACacttgaagaacaaaggaagcagcattcaacggggggagggatcctgactgaaaggaGTTCAACCGGTAAGACTGCTGAAACACCTGGTGAGAGAtatctttgctttgaattcactttaggttgttaagttaggcattagttgcattttacttttattttcttgtaaacaattctgacttttatgtctcattacttgtagtcacttaaaatctatgtcctatagttaataaacttgctttattgatttatcttaaccagtgtgtttgaactgaagtgtttgagaaactccatttgggataactggatttgtgcatatcattttctagtaacaaatgatggactttctatgtgcatgtattgtccaggagagagctgggcagcacAAGActcacatttctggggaaagtctgggattGGGAGTtggctggtgttgctctgcagtgtaattcaagggTGGCTGGTATAGCACTGATATAGTATAGCCGAgagtaacttacatgctggaggctgtgtgtgagcagaccaggagtggtggCTGTCACAGCAAAATGATGTAAAAAGCACCCCAGGTTggggaactgaggggacacagctgttcatcagtccagattgtaccctgggtaatgtcacaattTCCACTTAAGAATATGACATTATGTGAGGTGATGAGGAATATCTGTGGAATTTATATATTGACATGGATGTCCACAATGGATGCTGATAGATGAGGGTCCTGATTTCATTAATGAGGTAATTGTTTACATTTCATATTCCTTTCACTATTTGTTCAACTACACAATCATGTTGTAGATATCTGAAAATGAACATCATCTCCATTGTCTTCATGAAATTTAATACAGTATATTGTTAGTGACATTTTAATGTATTCACATGTCAAAATGTCTTTGCCTATTTATcacagtatttttaatgtatgGATGCAATAAGATTGAACAACAAATCATAACAAGTACACATAATTTTAATAAGAAATAGGAAAAGGaacataaatacatttttaatgaaacgttatggaaaaaaaatctattttcagtTTAGCGTTCCCCTGTATCATGCACTGAAGATAAATTGTAGCTTCATCACTCTACACCATCAGCAAAGCAAAGGACTGGATGGTACCCCTCAtacccccccttcccacacaaaTCCACTAAAAAGTAATTTTagcaaaaatttcaaatattcAAGATAAGTGGAGGACAGTATGTGAATAAACTTCCAACTTTAAAACACGAAGTAGTCATAGCAATGCAATGTCATGTGCATCCCCTTATACTTAGCAAATTCTACAGAAATGATCTCACTCAAGATCCCTTTTAACAAACAAATCGTTATTTGTTTACAGAGCATTAGTGCAACTGGTGACTGATAAGCAGGATGATTTTGATTGTGATAAATTTATTAAAGCAACTTTATTTCCTTCATGATCTAAACCTGACACGATGACAAAAATATCAGCCTTCACCAGACATATGGCTATGAAGTAAGAGTGCCAGATGAACTTTCACCAGAGAAAATTTTAGCAAAATACAAGCCTTCCCCCTTGGTATCCTGTACACATCTCATAGGGGGAAGGGTGAGAGGATTCAGAAGTGAGCTGAGCCCCAGTGGGTTAAGCTGAAGAGTGTCTACCTCAAGTTATTGGTTATATGGTGGGAACTGTGTAACCCCACACTGGACCCAGATAGTGCAGCTCCTCATTGAGGTGAAACTGCTACTTGCCTTGTCTGCATTATGATTTTACAAAGAGGGAGAGTGAGAACCTGCCTCCTCTTGTAGAGAACCCCTTAGAGAGAGTCTCTTGGAGCAGGTCCCATCCCATGAACACTCCTGTACCTACCACAACAATTGCTGATGGGCAGAAGAAATGTGAACAACAAATTTCATATGTTTGTAGCCACCTTTAAATATACTTCAGAACATCTGGAAACAAAGAGGACAGTCGGCACCGTGTGACCAACCACTCTCTACAGAGCACAGCTGAGGAATTCCTGATTTACCTGGTTATATAAAGAAACAAGAGACAGAGCCCAGACTGCATAGCGACATATCACAACATATGGAAAAGAGATCCACAGATTTTGACAAGAGTTTTATTAACTGCACTGTCAACTATCACCGATGTGCAGGAACCAATAAATGGAATTAATGAGTTACATTTTCCCTTTCGGTAACAttttataatctctctctctcagatcttcccttttcttccattcTGTCCTTTTTTACTCAGCATTCTTTTCTAGCACTCATTCCCCATTCATGTTTATTTGTCTCCCCTACTCTACACTAGTCCCTGTCACAGAGCATTGCCCTCAGATTCTCCACTCTTTTCCTTGAGTTTATCCCTTCCCCTCATGCTTCCCCTGTACTGTTTCCCCACTCAGGGCTGTTTTCCTGTCAttcttttcatttctattttccaccctttttccaggattctccatttcttcttGATTTACTTCCATTTATCTTTTCTTCTTGCTTCTTTTATTTCCTCTGGTTATATCCACCCTACCTTTGCCTCTCCCAGTAGACaacccaaaaaataaaaatgtcagatcCCCCCAAAAGCATGAGACTAACCCCAAAATCACgagtttaaaatatataaacacaacTGACTTTTGTCTATCgtttgatttttgaactcccgCTGCCCATTCCCCTGGGTGTGAGACAATTACAGTGTTGCCGGCTCGCCCATGATCTCTATGAAGGGAAGTGACTTTGGCCCTTACAGCAGGAGCTCTGGCAGAAAGACTACAATGAGATTTAATGACACCGATTTATACAAAACATGCCCTGCTGCTGCGGAGATTCCAGCTTCTCCAAACCCTAATGAATTAATTCTGtgtccctgccacccccacatctgcctgtcccCAGCCTATTAATTCTACCCCTTGCCCATCCCACACATCTGCCCCTCAGGgaccctctgctcctgctgcagctccaggggttcTTCACTCCCCTTCTGCCTCCCATCCCTGGAGACGGAAGAGGGAGGAGATTCCAGAGGTCATAGAGATAAGGAACTAGAGGGTGGGTAGATGGGAGCAGTTCAGAGTCGCAGAGATTAGGATGTTTGCAGCTAAAGaagtccttttttttaaaaattcctaggGGGTTATTCCTGCCATGTCTTAATGACAATTCCTGAGCTGGGATCCCCGAGTCCTCCTGGACAATAGAGGACAGTGACAAACAGGCTACAAAATCCTTGGGGCAATGAGATTGGCTTTTCTACCTCAGTCACTCCCTGCTCTCTATGGTTTGAGAGTCTAGAGAATGCAAAATACATCCAGGGTCATAGAGACTGCAGGATATAGCCTTTAGGATGACAGCAGTCATCCAGGGTGATAGAGATGAGTGTGTCTGAGGCTCCACAGGCTGATTCCAGGGTTCCCAGTGGGATAttctaacccccaccccccagcccatgcCTCAGGGACACAGTCTGAGCTGAGCTCCTGCCCCTACCCGGAGCCAGGGGtggattctctccccagggacTGAGGCCAAAGGGAAAGTGAAGATTGGGGCCTCGTTACCAGCATCAAAaaatgtcacctgcccccttttaCAGTCCAGACAAACCCGGATCCTCTTGGGCTCCcggctcaggggcaggggggtcacaGGGGAGGTGAGAGCCCAGAACTGACCCCACCAGCACCACTCCACAGCCCAGATCCCCTCCTCAGGATTAAGGCTGATCCATCTCTTCCTCctcacagactctctggccacccccacagACCAGGATCCCCTATCTCCGACCTCCACTTCCCAGGAATGTCTCCCTGAGGTGAagccctcacagcccagcacacagagctcagtgtcaaatctctcagggttgtTGAGCAGATCCTGCCGTGCATGTCCACATCTCACACTTTTCTGATCCTCTGACAGGACGAGGTCGGGATGAGCCGTGTCTGAATCCAGAGACATATtcactgaggagagagagagaatcagagagttaggggcagagctcagccctgggagaggctgggatgaTTTCTCACACTACTCAGCAGCCCTGTTCTAGTTGGGACGTTCCCAAGGATTTGCCTTTGTCTTGGGCACCTGAGACTCAGCAGAGATGTCTCTGCAGTTCCTCAGCCTGTTTAATGTGAATCACTTTTATTAGTTTCTCATTTgcttctgcttcctgctccccctgctggggcTGGTCCATTCCCAGCAGCAGAGAAACAGCAAGGAAGGTAGCAGAAACTTTTAGTAAGGAGGGAGCAGAAGAGGCAGGTAACAGCTTTAAACCCTTGAGGAAAGCTCCTTCTGCTAAATGCATTCACCACTCCCAGACCAGGGAATAGAGAGGAAGATAGAGCATGGGAGAAAAGCTACTTAAGACCAAAGAGTAGGAGGTGGCATTGGGGAGGTAGCCCCATCGGCAGCCTGTAGAGAATGGAGGATGTGCCAGCATGAGAGGGAGAGCATCTTCCCAGTCAGTGAGCAGCTCTAATGGGAGAGCCCTACCCTGCCCAAATGAAAGGTAAAAGGCTGGAGAAGAGTGATAGAGGAGACCTCTCCACTGGGGTAAAGGAGAGGTATGTGTCAGCCCTCAGGGGAGAGATCTCTTTACTCATTCCTCtcaatttaatattaaaaaggcTTATGAATGTCTGACCCAAGGTCAGAGTTAAGGGTATTTGGATGCTGGTGCATGAGAGTGCTTCTGTTAATCAGCATGGACATGAACTCAGCAATAATTTTGGTGTCACATTATTTGATTGCTTGGGGTCTCCTTACTgtttaatgtgtttatttttaaggctgTGTGCATCATGCCCAGTGTTGCTTGGGTTGGTAACTTTAGCAACAATTTCATGACAATTTTTTCATGGAATTTTGTCATAATTTAAAGATAATCATCACCTGAAATCTTACCCTGTATGTGTGCTCCCAGGGATCCCCctctttttgttttcagttcagaTGGCAGAGTGTCTGGTGGGGAAAAGAATAAAAGAGATGGGATTTCCTGCTTTCATATTGGTAACAGCATTCTCACTCTTAACTGCTGTGACAGGGTGTGCATACCCTGCACTAGGCAGGAAAGGGATAATCCCACGCTATGGGCAGAGGAAGTCGCATCCCGCagaccctgctgggcatgcttcgATTGCTGTGCTAGTATAAaggagagcagcccagctcagtctgggctgaccgccAAAGAGGAAGGACTCTTGGTGGAGGCACCAGCCCAGGAGCCATTACACCCCTCGCCTGCAGGAGACGGAGATCCCAAGACCCAGACCAGAGATCTGTTGCATACAGATGACTGGCTGGAGTCGGAGTCCTGGGAATTAAGGAACCCAGAGACCCTGACGTCACATGGACTGCAGCTTCCGGAagactggtaggaagtgacccagggaggtgGAGTGAGTGCTATCTCCCACCCATGTAATATCAGCATGCTGTGGTTGGATTCACTGCTGACCCAGTGGCTGACTACTCCACTACTGTtgggccctgggtcaggacctggtGGGGTTGGGACCTGATGTAGTCAGGTGGCCCTGGGTCCCCTACCCCGGCCATCATCCCATTTTTGGTGGTGGCCCCTGGATTTGGCtattagaccatgctgccttgCAGTCAAGGGCCACtatactgactctggccactaggccacactgccctgcacCGAAGGGCCACTGCACTTGACGGCTGCTATATTGACTCTGGTCTCTAGGCCACTCTGCCTTGCATTCAAGGGTTGCCCCTTTGATTCTGGCCATTGGGTAGACTGTAACCGTGGTCTCAGTGCACCACGATACAGCTCGAAAAGGGATGGGGTGTCCATACATCTCCACAACTGCTATAACTGTGTTTTAATTTTGACAGAGAAACAGACACCCAAgtctttaatataaatataagatAATTTAtattatgagtcaacagtgtgctcttgttgccaagaaggctaatggcattttaggctgtataagtaggggcattgccagcagatcgaggaacgtgatcgttcccctttattcgacattggtgaggcctcatctggaatactgtgtccagttttgggccccacactacaagaaggatgtggaaaaattggaaagagtccagcggagggcaactaaaatgattaggggtctggagcacaagacttatgaggagaggctgagagaactgggattgtttagtctccagaagagaagaatgaggggggatttgatagcagccttcaactacctgaaggggggttccaaagaggatggagctcggctgttctcagtggtggcagatgacagaacaaggagcaatggtctcaagttgcagtgggggaggtccaggttggatatcaggaaaaactatttcactaggagggtggtgaaacactggaatgcgttacctagggaggtggtggagtctccttccttggaggtttttaaggcccggcttgacaaagccctggctgggatgatttagctgggaattggtcctgctttgagcagggggttggactagatgacctcttgaggtcccttccaactctgatattctatgattctataatctgaAACCTTCAATGTCCTCTTTCATTGAGGAAATTCTCAGCAGTGGACTCAACATCCACTAAGCCTCACAACAATCCTAGGACATACGATCTGTAAGAgaggtttgtttttcctttgtcatcccctcccccctgcagacCCCAGCTAGTTTGTCTCATTCACCTACTGCATTTTGTCAGACCCtagagccagatcctgcaaagactttagCTTGAACGTAACTTTACTCACTTTGGTCCCTTCAACTTTAGTGGGATGTTGAGAGTTTACAGGGTCAGGGCTCTCAGTTGTAATCTCTTTGGGTCTATTTACTCAGCATCTCTACAGAGCTCAGAACAATGGGGCCCTCGTCCTCCATAGActgaaatacaaacaataaattatCTTATCAATGTGGAAATTTGAGCTGGGAAAGGGTTGTCTCAATGGACCAGATTCACCCCTAACCAGGCAAAGGGATAGAGGggggtgtgacagtgtaccccataaggctttatggggagggggtgcttataaatgtatgtatgacataactggaatatgttttgtgctgcctgtgccatgtaacatatctccgtaaaggttatggtctactatatctattcatcctatttgtacatatatatcattttctactcgaggttaagaatatgggctgtatgcttgcctgatttctaagtaagctttgtgaggcatttggtcagcttctttaggaaggaattcgccaggttaagtacctgatcaggagacacttgaggaacaatgcatcttggaatgctccaatccacatgagaagtcttcctggagacatgcaagatgccatgtggacaatggcgtgggcctgcaaagactgagtcatgcaggggcatgtgacttg includes the following:
- the LOC117887604 gene encoding butyrophilin subfamily 1 member A1-like, with amino-acid sequence MGFEGEQSGDRGSDQRELYWEEDIESEEDPNAYPPYCNYELKDSVNMSLDSDTAHPDLVLSEDQKSVRCGHARQDLLNNPERFDTELCVLGCEGFTSGRHSWEVEVGDRGSWSVGVARESVRRKRWISLNPEEGIWAVEWCWWGQFWALTSPVTPLPLSREPKRIRVCLDCKRGQVTFFDAGNEAPIFTFPLASVPGERIHPWLRVGAGAQLRLCP